In one Lolium rigidum isolate FL_2022 chromosome 3, APGP_CSIRO_Lrig_0.1, whole genome shotgun sequence genomic region, the following are encoded:
- the LOC124703167 gene encoding probable proline transporter 2 isoform X2: MAPMIPGEEQDQIAIPVDEETAHEISVDPWYQVGFVLTTGVNSAYVLGYSGSVMVPLGWVGGTVGLLLAAAVSMYANALLGRLHLLGGKRHIRYRDLAGHIYGRKMYGLTWALQYVNLFMINTGFIILAGQALKALYLLIKDDGAMKLPYCIAVSGFVCALFAFGIPYLSALRIWLGFSTVFSLIFIVAASVLSLRDGVRSPPRDYSIPGEGPDRVFTTIGASASLVFAYNTGMLPEIQATIRPPVVKNIEKALWFQFTIGVVPIYAVVFIGYWAYGNETSSYLLNSVNGPVWVKAVANLSAFLQTVIALHIFASPMYEYLDTRFGSSEGGPFAFHNVMFRVGVRGGYLTVNTLVAAMLPFLGDFMSLTGALSTFPLTFVLANHMYLVANRHRLSSLQKSWHWLNVIGFTVLAITAAVAALRLIAKDSKTYHIFADV; this comes from the exons ATGGCGCCCATGATCCCGGGCGAGGAGCAGGATCAGATCGCCATCCCCGTCGACGAAGAGACCGCCCACGAGATTAGCGTCG ATCCATGGTACCAGGTGGGATTCGTGCTCACGACGGGGGTGAACAGCGCGTACGTGCTGGGCTACTCCGGGTCGGTGATGGTGCCCCTGGGCTGGGTGGGCGGCACCGTAgggctcctcctcgccgccgccgtgtcCATGTACGCCAACGCACTCCtcggccgcctccacctcctcggcgGCAAGCGCCACATCAGGTACAGGGACCTCGCCGGGCACATCTACGGGCGGAAGATGTACGGGCTCACCTGGGCGCTGCAGtacgtcaacctcttcatgatcaACACCGGGTTCATCATACTAGCAGGACAGGCACTTAAG GCATTGTACCTGCTGATCAAGGACGACGGCGCCATGAAGCTGCCCTACTGCATCGCGGTGTCCGGATTCGTCTGCGCGCTCTTCGCCTTCGGGATCCCCTACCTATCGGCGCTGAGGATCTGGCTGGGTTTCTCCACAGTGTTCAGCCTCATCTTCATCGTGGCAGCGTCCGTGCTCTCGCTCAGGGATGGTGTGCGCTCGCCGCCGCGGGACTACAGCATCCCCGGTGAGGGGCCGGACAGGGTGTTTACCACCATCGGCGCGTCGGCGAGCCTGGTGTTCGCGTACAACACCGGGATGCTGCCGGAGATCCAGGCCACCATCCGGCCGCCAGTGGTGAAGAACATCGAGAAGGCGCTCTGGTTCCAGTTCACCATCGGCGTCGTGCCCATCTACGCCGTTGTCTTCATCGGATACTGGGCCTACGGCAACGAAACCTCCAGCTACCTGCTCAACAGCGTCAACGGACCCGTCTGGGTCAAGGCGGTTGCCAACCTCTCTGCCTTCCTCCAGACCGTCATAGCACTGCAT ATCTTCGCGTCGCCCATGTACGAGTACCTGGACACGCGGTTCGGGAGCAGCGAGGGAGGCCCCTTCGCGTTCCACAACGTGATGTTCAGGGTCGGGGTCAGGGGAGGGTACCTGACGGTGAACACGCTGGTGGCGGCGATGCTGCCGTTCCTGGGGGACTTCATGAGCCTCACGGGGGCCCTCAGCACCTTCCCTCTCACCTTCGTGCTCGCCAACCACATGTACCTCGTCGCCAACAGACACCGCCTCTCCTCGCTCCAGAAGTCATGGCACTGGCTCAACGTAATCGGCTTCACCGTCCTCGCCATCACCGCAGCCGTCGCCGCGCTCAGGCTCATCGCCAAAGACTCCAAAACATACCATATCTTCGCCGACGTCTGA
- the LOC124703167 gene encoding probable proline transporter 2 isoform X1: MSMPAAEKVIAVDDDAKNGRGDELDDLPVDDGTKHQISVDPWYQVGFVLTTGVNSAYVLGYSGSVMVPLGWVGGTVGLLLAAAVSMYANALLGRLHLLGGKRHIRYRDLAGHIYGRKMYGLTWALQYVNLFMINTGFIILAGQALKALYLLIKDDGAMKLPYCIAVSGFVCALFAFGIPYLSALRIWLGFSTVFSLIFIVAASVLSLRDGVRSPPRDYSIPGEGPDRVFTTIGASASLVFAYNTGMLPEIQATIRPPVVKNIEKALWFQFTIGVVPIYAVVFIGYWAYGNETSSYLLNSVNGPVWVKAVANLSAFLQTVIALHIFASPMYEYLDTRFGSSEGGPFAFHNVMFRVGVRGGYLTVNTLVAAMLPFLGDFMSLTGALSTFPLTFVLANHMYLVANRHRLSSLQKSWHWLNVIGFTVLAITAAVAALRLIAKDSKTYHIFADV, encoded by the exons ATGTCCATGCCGGCGGCAGAGAAGGTGATCGCGGTGGATGACGATGCCAAGAACGGGCGGGGGGACGAGCTGGATGACCTGCCTGTCGACGATGGCACCAAGCACCAGATTAGCGTTG ATCCATGGTACCAGGTGGGATTCGTGCTCACGACGGGGGTGAACAGCGCGTACGTGCTGGGCTACTCCGGGTCGGTGATGGTGCCCCTGGGCTGGGTGGGCGGCACCGTAgggctcctcctcgccgccgccgtgtcCATGTACGCCAACGCACTCCtcggccgcctccacctcctcggcgGCAAGCGCCACATCAGGTACAGGGACCTCGCCGGGCACATCTACGGGCGGAAGATGTACGGGCTCACCTGGGCGCTGCAGtacgtcaacctcttcatgatcaACACCGGGTTCATCATACTAGCAGGACAGGCACTTAAG GCATTGTACCTGCTGATCAAGGACGACGGCGCCATGAAGCTGCCCTACTGCATCGCGGTGTCCGGATTCGTCTGCGCGCTCTTCGCCTTCGGGATCCCCTACCTATCGGCGCTGAGGATCTGGCTGGGTTTCTCCACAGTGTTCAGCCTCATCTTCATCGTGGCAGCGTCCGTGCTCTCGCTCAGGGATGGTGTGCGCTCGCCGCCGCGGGACTACAGCATCCCCGGTGAGGGGCCGGACAGGGTGTTTACCACCATCGGCGCGTCGGCGAGCCTGGTGTTCGCGTACAACACCGGGATGCTGCCGGAGATCCAGGCCACCATCCGGCCGCCAGTGGTGAAGAACATCGAGAAGGCGCTCTGGTTCCAGTTCACCATCGGCGTCGTGCCCATCTACGCCGTTGTCTTCATCGGATACTGGGCCTACGGCAACGAAACCTCCAGCTACCTGCTCAACAGCGTCAACGGACCCGTCTGGGTCAAGGCGGTTGCCAACCTCTCTGCCTTCCTCCAGACCGTCATAGCACTGCAT ATCTTCGCGTCGCCCATGTACGAGTACCTGGACACGCGGTTCGGGAGCAGCGAGGGAGGCCCCTTCGCGTTCCACAACGTGATGTTCAGGGTCGGGGTCAGGGGAGGGTACCTGACGGTGAACACGCTGGTGGCGGCGATGCTGCCGTTCCTGGGGGACTTCATGAGCCTCACGGGGGCCCTCAGCACCTTCCCTCTCACCTTCGTGCTCGCCAACCACATGTACCTCGTCGCCAACAGACACCGCCTCTCCTCGCTCCAGAAGTCATGGCACTGGCTCAACGTAATCGGCTTCACCGTCCTCGCCATCACCGCAGCCGTCGCCGCGCTCAGGCTCATCGCCAAAGACTCCAAAACATACCATATCTTCGCCGACGTCTGA